In the Candidatus Zixiibacteriota bacterium genome, TCCGGGGGCGATATAATGATACGGAAGCTTTGCTCGCAAAGTGGGGACTCGACCCGAAAAGACCAACAGTTCTATTTGCTCCGACATATAAGCCAACCTGCCTGTATAAAATTAAGGATAACATATTCGAGCAGACTAAGGATTTTAACCTGATAATCAAACTTCACCCATACAGTTGGATGGGCAAATATGCGCCGCACAGACAACATCGAATATATGCCAGGCGGGCTGAAAAATATCCGCATGCCGTCCTGCTTCCTTTTAATGAGTATAACATCGTCCCGTATTATGCCGCCGCCGATACGATTATCAGCGAGGCTTCGAGTACTGCATTCGATTTTTTAGCCTTTGAGAAAACCGGTATTATATTCGATTTGTCATGCGATAGATTAAAGCACTCGGATGGCCAGCCTTTGCTCGAAATCGATAACCGCGAGTTTTTAAAGGGAGCGTTTATTCATATTGATGATGGCAAGGATATTAATCATGCAATCGAATCAGCCTTAAATCCTACCGAACAGAACAAAGAAACCGCCGATAAATATCGGGATAAGTATTTCTATAAACTTGACGGCAAAGCCTCGGAACGTATGGTAAAAAAAATCGAAAAATTGTATAATGAGGGTGGTCATGAAAACATCCCCGGAAACGAAAGAGATATAAAATGAAAGCCGTAATAATCGCCGCTGGTATGGGCAGCCGTATCTGGAATGAAACAGACAATACGCCGAAAACATTACTGCCTTATGATGAGGGTTCAATTCTATCGACTATAATGAGTAATTTTAACAAGGTTGGCATCCGTGAATTTGTTGTCGTGGTCGGCTACCAGTCGGAATCTATAAAGCGATATTTGAAAGATAATAGCTATTTTAATATGGATGTTGAGTTTATCGAAAACCTCAGGTGGGAAGAAGGCAACGGCATTTCTGTTTTGGCCG is a window encoding:
- a CDS encoding CDP-glycerol glycerophosphotransferase family protein, whose product is MKKIKLLFKIGYVYHKAAFDPVIELLLNDDKYDVLFSLEYERKRRLFIDFPYRAPIIKKWEKSGYRFTKETKGFDIVITGDTLRNAAEYGRTLLCFLNHGTGIKNILYRNLANVPDDKYQIFVEGRHRVESLTNYSSLEKNEVHLIGLPKLDFYFRGRYNDTEALLAKWGLDPKRPTVLFAPTYKPTCLYKIKDNIFEQTKDFNLIIKLHPYSWMGKYAPHRQHRIYARRAEKYPHAVLLPFNEYNIVPYYAAADTIISEASSTAFDFLAFEKTGIIFDLSCDRLKHSDGQPLLEIDNREFLKGAFIHIDDGKDINHAIESALNPTEQNKETADKYRDKYFYKLDGKASERMVKKIEKLYNEGGHENIPGNERDIK